CGGCCGGACGCAAACTGGCGCCCCAGCCCAGGCCCGGCCCCTGCAGCAACCAGGTGCCGATCACCGATTGCAGCAGGTAATTGCTCAGCGCCATGCGTCCCACGGGCGCCAGCCATGCCCCCAGCCAGCGCAACATGAACGGGCCAGCCAGCATCAATGCCGCCACGTAGCCGGCCGCCAGCACGGGGCCGCCGGCGAACAGGGCCACTTCGAACAGGGCCGTATCGAACACGGTTTGATAGGGATCAGCGACCTGCCACGCGATGGCGCCCGCCGCCAGCAGATTGAATGGCAAGCCCAGGCCCAGTCCCACGGCGCAAACGCGGCGCCACAGGCGCCGGTGGCGCTGCGGCTGCGTCAGCCAGCCACAACGCACGGACAAGATGCCCAGCAAGAACAGCACGATGACGTGCGGCAGCATGACGGTGGCGTACAGCAAGGAGACGAGGAAATCGTTGGCGCGCAGCCTGGCCACGGCCCATGCGCCGCCTTGCGTGTAGGTGGCGTAACGCTCCGCAAAGCCTTGCAGGTCGCGCGCGATGTCCGGCGCACCGCCCTGCTGGCCCACGGGAATCAACAGGCACATGAATAACAGAAAACCGGCGGCGACCAGCCAGGCGCGGTTGCGTATGCGGCTGAGCCTGGCGGATGCCAGCGGCAGGATCAGCATGCCGGCAACGGCGTATGAAGTCAGCACGTCGCCGCTCCAGATGAGGAAACCGTGCAGCAGGCCGAACACCAGCAGCCAGCGCAGGCGGCGCCGGTAGGCCGCTTGCGCCTGCTCCCAGCTGCCCAGTTGGCGCTGCAGGGAACGTGTCTGCAGGGCAAAGCCGGCGCCAAACAGAAACGCAAAGATGGGATAGAACTTGAATTGCGCCAGCGCCGCGACCAAAAAAATGACAAGCTGGTCCAGCACGGGCGGCTGCGCCGGCAAGGTGCCGTAGCGCAAGGAAATCGTGCCCCAGGCAAAGCCCCAGATATTGACCAGCAAAATGCCAAACACGGCGATGCCGCGCAGCACGTCGAGCTGCAGCAATCTGCCGGGCTTGGCGACCACGGTGTTCAGGGCCGCGCCAGGGTCGGGTAATCGGTGATCTGCAGGCTGAAGCCGGACGCATCCGATTGCAGGCGCGCCTGGCCGCCGAACGGCAAGGTGACACGGCGGCGGATGTGGCCGAATTCCAGCCCCGTCAGCACGGGCACGGGAGAGCGCTGGCGCACATAGGCCAGCATGGCATCGAAATCGTAGCCCCTGTCCATGGGACTCAATTTATAGGCGGAAAAATCACCGAGCACGATCGCGTTCTGGCGCTGGAGCACGCCCGCGTGCAGCAATTGCAGCAACATCCGCTCGACGCGGTACGGGTGCTCGTTGACGTCTTCCAGAAACAAAATGCCGCCATCGACCTGGGGGAAATATGGCGTACCGAGCAGATGCACGAGCATGGCCAGGTTGCCGCCCCACAAGGTACCCACTGCCTCGACCTGCGGATTGTCCTCCGCCGTGCCAGTGACTACATGCGTGGGACCGGCCAGGCAGGACCACAGCTGGTCGAGCGTAAACTGTTCCGTTTCATCGCGCGTAAAATCGTCGCAGAGCATGGGGCCGGCAAAGCTGGCGCGGCCCGTTTTCGCCAGCAAGCCCATGTGGAAGGCCGTGAAGTCGCTGTAGCCGACAAACAATTTACGACTATCGGCCATGGCCTGAAAATCGATGTCGGGCAGGATGCGGCTGATGCCGTAGCTGCCGCGCAAGGCGAGCACCACTTGCACGTCCGGGTCGGCGGCGGCCGCGTTCAGCTGCGCCAAACGGCCCGCATCCGTGCCGCCGAAGCGCTGGAAGGTGTGTTCGGGGTCGTAGTAATTGTGGACGGTGGCGCCTTGCGCCTGCAAGCGGGCGATGCCGCGCGCCACGGCAGCTTCGTCGGGCGCACAACCGCCCGGCGCCACGATGGCGATGCCAATCTCAGGTGTCTTCAAAATGCCCGTGCCTTCAAAAGTGGTCGGCGCGCCAAGTAGCTTTTTAAGCTGGCTGGGAGCGCATCTGGGGCGCCATCTTACCTTGCAGATGCACATCGATCAAGGCGAGCAGGCGCTCGATCAGCTGGGGCGGCATGTCGTGTCCCATGCCTTCGATCACTTCCAGCCGGGCGCCTGGAATCAGCGCCGCCGTATCGATGCCGCAGGCGACGGGGATCAAGGGGTCGTCCGCGCCATGGATCACCAGCGCCGGACAGCTGATGCTTGGCAACAAGGCCGTGCGCTCGCCCGAGGCGGCAATCGCCACCATTTGCCGCGCCACGCCTTCCGGGCAACTGCCGCGCTGCAGCGCCGCCTCGATGCGCTGGTACAGCAGCTTTTCCGACACGGGATAGGCGGGGCTGCCGATGACGCGCACGGTGGCCGCCATGTGCGCCATCAGTTCGGCGCGGCTGGCGTTGCGTTTCGGACGTTGCAATAGCGCATTGCGCGCCGCCCGCGTGGGGCCGGGCAAGCCGCGCCGGCCGCTGCTCGACATGATGGACGTCAGGCTGAGCACCCGCCGCGGCGCGCGCGCCGCCATCACTTGCGCGATCATGCCGCCCATCGACACGCCGATCACGTGCGCCTGAGTAATACGCAGGGCCGCCAGCAAGTCCAGCGCATCGTCCGCCATGTCATTGAGGGTATAGGAAGTTTTCAGGGGCCAGCCGATGAGGTTTTTCACGTAGGCCAGCGGCAGATATGGTTTGCCCGCCTGCGCCATCTTGCTCGACAGGCCGCTGTCGCGGTTGTCGAAACGCACAACCCGAAAACCTTGCTCGACGATGCCTTCGACGAAGTCCGCCGGCCAGGCGATCAGTTGCATGCCCAGGCCCATGACCAGCAGCACGCACGGATCGTTGGGGTTGCCGTGGCTTTCATAAGCTATGTTGAGGCCGTTCGCCATGATGGTTGCCATGATTGCCTCTCGTACAGGAACCAGCACGCAGGCACGATCGCTGCGGCCTTGGACTCAGCATACCACTATTGTGATCTTGCCATCACGACTCATGCGAAAGTCGAACTCAATTGTTGCCGCGCCGGTACGCCGGGCGGCAACGGTGCCGCTACTTACTTGGCCTTAGGCAAGGAATCGGCCAGGTCCACCCAGCTTTGCGGCTGCGGCTTGCCGCGCTCGCGCACGCCGAAGAAGGAGACCACTTGCGTGCCGTCGTTGTCGAAGAACTCGACGGAAGTGACGCCACCGCGCTTGACGACCCAGCCGCTGCGCAGGGCCGTGTCGCGGATGTGCAGGTTGAAGTCCGGGTCCAGCACGTTGAAGAAACCGCCGGCGGCCATGGTTTTTTCGATCTTGCCGCTGTAGATCTGCGTCAGACCTTCGTTACCCAGGAATACCATGATGGCGACCTTGTCCTTCGCCGCGTTTTCCAGCAGGGTGCGCAGCGCTTGCGGCGTCACGCGCTCGACCACGCCGGCCGGCGCCAGGCGCAAGGCCTGTTCACGCGTCAGGTGGAATTCGCGCATGATTTGCGCGAACTGGTGCACGTCCGTCATGTCTTTCCAGGCCAGCTGGAATTCCTTGACGTCGATCTCGGCATCCGGCTTTTCCGCCGCTTTCGGTGCCACGGCCAGCACGTTCAATTCCGCGCTTTGCTGCGGCAGGCGGAAGGTCGCCACCAATTTATCGTAGACGGCCACGCCCGGCTCGTTGCGCACATAAATCTTGTGCACGGCCGTGCCGTTGGCATCAAAAAATTGCAGACTGCGCGTGGGCTTGCCATCGCGGCCCGCTTGCTCCACGGCAAATGCATATTTCCAGTTTTCAAAGTGGAAACGCAGGTCGATCTGGCCGCCCAGGTAGCCACCGGCGATATTGCGCTGGCGCGCTTGCGTTTCCGGGTCCTTGGCGTCGGCCTGCTCGGACTTGTCGCCCGCCTGCTTGAACTTGCTGGCCACGCCCGTCGTTTCGATGACGCCGTTTTCATTGCGCGTGATCGCCTGCACCACGCCCAGGTCCAGCGCGGCGCGCATGATTTCGCGTGGCTGGTTGCCGTCGGCCTGCAGGCGCGTGACGCCCTTGCCGATGTTGGTTGCCAGCAATTGCGCTTCGGACACACCCAGCGCGCGCGCCGCGTCGCGGATCTGCAATTTCGGCTGATCGGTGCGCAACGTGGACCAGCGTTCCGCCAGGGTGGCTGGGGCCGCGCTTGCGTTTGCAATCAGCAGGCTGCCTAGCAGGGATAGAACGAGTTTGGATAACTTCATAGAGAGACCATTCAATCAAACATGGAAAAAAAGAGGGGCAAGCACCCCTCCCCGGTAAAAATTTAGAAATTGACGCTGAGGCTGGCGGCGACGTTGCGGCCCGGCTTGGCATAGCGTTCGATCTCGGCGCGATTGGCGGCCGTGGTGCCGGCGGACAGGCTGCGCGCGGCGGCGTAATCCCAGTACTTGCGGTCCGTCAAGTTGTACACGCCGACGACGATCTTCGCGTTCTTGTGCACGTTCCAGTAGGTCGACAAGTCAAAGATGGTGTACGACGGCACGGTGAAGCGGGGCGCGGTCGTGCCCATCAGCAAGTCATTCGGTGCCTGTTTGTCGCCCGCATGCACGGCCGTCAGGGCCAGGCCGAACAGTTCGCCCACATGGTCGTAGCCAAAGGTCAGGGCCGACTTGGCCGGCGCCACCGAGGCCAGGCCGCCGCTGTCGCCCATCAGGGTATTGAAGGAGCGGCCCTTGGCCACACCGGTCGCCAGGTCGACGTGGTAGCCCTGCATGGCCGGCGCCCAGGCGCCCAGTTCCGCGCGCAGGGTCAGCTCGGCGCCCCAGGTACGGGCATTGCCGATGTTTTCCGGACGGAACAGGCCCTGGGTGATGGTGGGATAGTTGACCGGGTCATCTTCCTGCATCACATACTCGATCATGTTTTTGTATTCCGTCTGGTAGACGGAGGCGTGCATGCTCAAGCCCTTGACGACGTCACCCTTCAAGCCCAGTTCATAGGCCTGGCTGGTTTCCTTGCGCAAATTCGCATTGCCCAGCACGGCATAACCCCTGCCCGTGCCCGTATAGCTGATGGAATCATAGGTGCCCGTGCGTTCGGCCGCCGTCGGCAGGCGCGTGCCGCGCGTCACGGTGGCGTAGGCATTCATTTGTGGCAAGACTTCCACGGACAGGCTCAGGCTGGGCGTGAAATACGTGTCGCTCTGCTTGCGCACCTCTTTGGATGCGCCCGGCACGCCGATGGCATAGCCTTGCAGGTTTTTCGGCGCGTCCTTGCGGTAGTCGGCACGCAAGCCCGGCGTCAGCACGGCTTTCTTGCCAGCAAGATCAAAGCTGAGGTCATCGCGCACATACACGGCCAGCTTGCCCGTATCCATGTCGGCCATGCGGTTCTTGCTGGTGATCTGATGCTGGCCCGTGGCGATGATGCGACGGTCTTCGCGCCACGGACGCCGGGTTTTCAGCTGTTCCAGCTGGACGCCGTACAACAGCGCGTTGTCGGCGTTGAGCTGCTTGAACGCTTCGGACGTGACGCCGATGCTGTCATTCTTGAAGCTCGTTTCAATGGAACGCTGCGCCGGGCTGCCAAAGGTGTAGCGGCCTTGCGTCTTGTCATCGGTGTTCGCATTCTGCAGATACACTTTCGACGTCAGGCGATCGAACAGGGCGAAATCCTTCAGTACCACGTCGTGGCCCAGGCTCACGCGCGTGCGTTTGGTGCTGGAATCCTGCTGCACGCCGGTCGGATAATACGTGCTGACTTTGCTGCGCAGATCGCGCTTGTTCTTGCGCTCGAACATGTCGACCGTCAAATCGAGCTTTTGTTCGCCAGGCAGGGTCCACACCAGCTTGGACAGCAAGGCATTCGAATGCCAGTCATCGGGGTTGGGCGGCGTGGTGCCGCGGCTGTCCGTCTGTTCGCCATCGCGGTGCACGTACACGGCCAGGCCTTGCAGATTGGTGCCGACCCTGGCGGCGCCCGTCAGCGTGTGCGCATTGCTGCGGTCGGCCGTGGCGCGGCCGTATTTATAGGCGACATAATGATCCCGCCCCTCGCCCAGGTAATCTTCGGGCGACTTGGTGATGAAGGCCACGCCGCCGCCCAGGCCGGGATTGGCGCCGCTGGCGGCCGTCGTGCCCGAATCGATGCGCACTTCGCGGAAGGTTTCCGGGTCAAAATAATCACGGCCCGTGGCGAAGGCGTTCAGGGTGTTGCCGTCAGGCTTGGGTGCCGCATCCGGCAGGGAAATGCCGTCGAGCTCCAGGCTGACCCGGTTGCCTTCCAGGCCGCGGATGTTGTAACCGGTATTGCCCGAACCATCCCACACGCTGCCGCTGCCCGAGGCCGCCGCTGGCGCGGTAATCAAAGGCAGGTAGCGCACGATGCCGCCCATGTCCGTGACATTGCGGCGCTCCAGGTCATCCGCCGTGACGACCGTCCTGGTGCCGGCGCGGCGCTCATAGTCCTGCTTGGCATTGACGACGATTTCCGGGAAGACAGGCAGCTTGGCCGGCTCCTGCGCGGCCGTGCCCGCGTTGATGGCGGCATTTTGCGCGCAAACCGGCAGCAGCGGCGCGGCGAACAGGCCCAGCAAGGCGGCGCGCAGCACCAGGTTGTGGCGGCGGGCAGGAACGGGAGATACGACGGGCGCAGCGGAGCGCTGCAGAAGCACTGTAGTCATGATGATCCGGTTTAAGAGTGGAGGCTGGCTCTTGAACCCGGATCGATAACGAAAGTGTTAACGATGCATAAGGAAAGTTTGCTGGCGAAAACAATACTGTAACACGAATCATTCTCATTTGAGAATGACAAAGTAGTCTATACAGATGTTATTTCGCAACAATTATAAAAAATGCCAGCCGGGAGGGCTGGCACGGCTGGCAAGACCTGACTAACAGGCCGGCGGATGGGCCAGCTTGCGCGCTTCCGACTGCGCGCGACGGCGCTCGACAAAGAAACGCTTGAGGAAGGCGCCGCACTCATCGGCCAGCACGCCCCCGATGATCGCCGTCTGGTGATTCAGCGCCGGCTGCTCGAACAGGTTCAGCACGGAACCGCAGGCGCCCGTCTTCGGGTCGCCCGCGCCATACACCACGCGCGCCAGGCGCGCATGCAGCATGGCGCCCGAGCACATCACACACGGTTCCAGGGTCACGTACAGTTCGCAGCCCGGCAAGCGGTAGTTGCCCAGCTTTTCAGCGGCCGCGCGCAAGGCCATCACTTCCGCGTGCGCCGTGGGGTCGTGGCGGCCGATGGGCTGGTTGTAGCCGACGGCGATGACTACACCATCCTTGACGACGACGGCGCCGACGGGCACTTCACCCAGGTCCCACGCGTGCCGGGCCTGCTCCAGGGCCAGCTGCATGTAGCGCGCGTCCTGCGCGCCAGCGTGCGTTTCAGTCATCGGTCACTTCTGCCCAGCAATTCGGCGTTTCATGCAGCACCAGCTTATGCAGGTGCAAGCCGGTGCCGAAATGGTCGGTAAATGCCGCTTTCAGGATCTCGAAGGCGATGCGCGCCAGGTTTTCCACGGTCGGAATGCGGTCGATGACGACGGTTTTATGGTCGGGCAGGCTGGCCAGGAAGTCGCGCACGGCCGTGTCTTTTTCGTAGACGAGGAAGGCGTGGTCCCAGACGTCGACCAGATGCTGCTTGGCCAGGGTTTTCACATCGGAAAAGTCCATGATCATGCCATTGTCGGAATTGCCTTCCGCTTCGATGACCTTGCCGACCAGGGTGATTTCCACCGTGTAGCGGTGGCCGTGCAGGTTGCGGCACTGGCTTTTGTGGTCGGGAATGCGGTGGCCCGCGTCGAATTCGAGCTTGCGTGTAATAGTCAGCATGTTATTTTATTAAGGTATTTGCAGGAGTTTATGGGTTTGCAGGCTCAGCTTCCACTTCGGGTTGCTTTTGCACGTCTCGATGGCCAGCTGCATGTTGTGCGCGGCCAGGGGACCGTCCATCGCCTGCACGAAGAAGTTCTCGAAATCGAGTCCTTCGTAGGCGGCCAGGTCTTGCTGGAACTGGGGAATGACCACCTTGATTTCATTGCCTTTGTGTACGACCAGTGTCGACCCCATCTTCGGGCTGACGCAGATCCAGTCCACGCCGGGCGGCACAGGCAAGGTGCCGTTGGTTTCGATGGCGATGGTAAAGCCCACCGCATGCATGGCGGCTATCAGGGCCGTGTCCAATTGCAGCAGCGGCTCGCCGCCCGTAAACACCACGTATTTGCTCGGTGCATAGCTGGCAGGCCACAGGCTGTCGATCAGCGCGGCCAGTTCCTCGGGCGTCCTGAACTTGCCGCCCAGTTCGCCGTCCGTGCCGACGAAATCCGTGTCGCAGAACTGGCACACGGCCGTGGCGCGGTCGCTTTCGCGGCCCGTCCACAGGTTGCAGCCGGAAAAGCGGCAAAACACGGCCGGACGGCCCGCGTGCGCGCCTTCGCCCTGCAGGG
Above is a genomic segment from Janthinobacterium sp. 64 containing:
- the ldcA gene encoding muramoyltetrapeptide carboxypeptidase, translated to MKTPEIGIAIVAPGGCAPDEAAVARGIARLQAQGATVHNYYDPEHTFQRFGGTDAGRLAQLNAAAADPDVQVVLALRGSYGISRILPDIDFQAMADSRKLFVGYSDFTAFHMGLLAKTGRASFAGPMLCDDFTRDETEQFTLDQLWSCLAGPTHVVTGTAEDNPQVEAVGTLWGGNLAMLVHLLGTPYFPQVDGGILFLEDVNEHPYRVERMLLQLLHAGVLQRQNAIVLGDFSAYKLSPMDRGYDFDAMLAYVRQRSPVPVLTGLEFGHIRRRVTLPFGGQARLQSDASGFSLQITDYPTLARP
- a CDS encoding TonB-dependent hemoglobin/transferrin/lactoferrin family receptor, translating into MTTVLLQRSAAPVVSPVPARRHNLVLRAALLGLFAAPLLPVCAQNAAINAGTAAQEPAKLPVFPEIVVNAKQDYERRAGTRTVVTADDLERRNVTDMGGIVRYLPLITAPAAASGSGSVWDGSGNTGYNIRGLEGNRVSLELDGISLPDAAPKPDGNTLNAFATGRDYFDPETFREVRIDSGTTAASGANPGLGGGVAFITKSPEDYLGEGRDHYVAYKYGRATADRSNAHTLTGAARVGTNLQGLAVYVHRDGEQTDSRGTTPPNPDDWHSNALLSKLVWTLPGEQKLDLTVDMFERKNKRDLRSKVSTYYPTGVQQDSSTKRTRVSLGHDVVLKDFALFDRLTSKVYLQNANTDDKTQGRYTFGSPAQRSIETSFKNDSIGVTSEAFKQLNADNALLYGVQLEQLKTRRPWREDRRIIATGQHQITSKNRMADMDTGKLAVYVRDDLSFDLAGKKAVLTPGLRADYRKDAPKNLQGYAIGVPGASKEVRKQSDTYFTPSLSLSVEVLPQMNAYATVTRGTRLPTAAERTGTYDSISYTGTGRGYAVLGNANLRKETSQAYELGLKGDVVKGLSMHASVYQTEYKNMIEYVMQEDDPVNYPTITQGLFRPENIGNARTWGAELTLRAELGAWAPAMQGYHVDLATGVAKGRSFNTLMGDSGGLASVAPAKSALTFGYDHVGELFGLALTAVHAGDKQAPNDLLMGTTAPRFTVPSYTIFDLSTYWNVHKNAKIVVGVYNLTDRKYWDYAAARSLSAGTTAANRAEIERYAKPGRNVAASLSVNF
- a CDS encoding DUF418 domain-containing protein encodes the protein MVAKPGRLLQLDVLRGIAVFGILLVNIWGFAWGTISLRYGTLPAQPPVLDQLVIFLVAALAQFKFYPIFAFLFGAGFALQTRSLQRQLGSWEQAQAAYRRRLRWLLVFGLLHGFLIWSGDVLTSYAVAGMLILPLASARLSRIRNRAWLVAAGFLLFMCLLIPVGQQGGAPDIARDLQGFAERYATYTQGGAWAVARLRANDFLVSLLYATVMLPHVIVLFLLGILSVRCGWLTQPQRHRRLWRRVCAVGLGLGLPFNLLAAGAIAWQVADPYQTVFDTALFEVALFAGGPVLAAGYVAALMLAGPFMLRWLGAWLAPVGRMALSNYLLQSVIGTWLLQGPGLGWGASLRPAEMLGLVLVIMAGQVLLSRYWLRHFRQGPMEALWRRLARLP
- the queD gene encoding 6-carboxytetrahydropterin synthase QueD: MLTITRKLEFDAGHRIPDHKSQCRNLHGHRYTVEITLVGKVIEAEGNSDNGMIMDFSDVKTLAKQHLVDVWDHAFLVYEKDTAVRDFLASLPDHKTVVIDRIPTVENLARIAFEILKAAFTDHFGTGLHLHKLVLHETPNCWAEVTDD
- a CDS encoding hemin-degrading factor, whose translation is MKLSKLVLSLLGSLLIANASAAPATLAERWSTLRTDQPKLQIRDAARALGVSEAQLLATNIGKGVTRLQADGNQPREIMRAALDLGVVQAITRNENGVIETTGVASKFKQAGDKSEQADAKDPETQARQRNIAGGYLGGQIDLRFHFENWKYAFAVEQAGRDGKPTRSLQFFDANGTAVHKIYVRNEPGVAVYDKLVATFRLPQQSAELNVLAVAPKAAEKPDAEIDVKEFQLAWKDMTDVHQFAQIMREFHLTREQALRLAPAGVVERVTPQALRTLLENAAKDKVAIMVFLGNEGLTQIYSGKIEKTMAAGGFFNVLDPDFNLHIRDTALRSGWVVKRGGVTSVEFFDNDGTQVVSFFGVRERGKPQPQSWVDLADSLPKAK
- a CDS encoding alpha/beta fold hydrolase — encoded protein: MATIMANGLNIAYESHGNPNDPCVLLVMGLGMQLIAWPADFVEGIVEQGFRVVRFDNRDSGLSSKMAQAGKPYLPLAYVKNLIGWPLKTSYTLNDMADDALDLLAALRITQAHVIGVSMGGMIAQVMAARAPRRVLSLTSIMSSSGRRGLPGPTRAARNALLQRPKRNASRAELMAHMAATVRVIGSPAYPVSEKLLYQRIEAALQRGSCPEGVARQMVAIAASGERTALLPSISCPALVIHGADDPLIPVACGIDTAALIPGARLEVIEGMGHDMPPQLIERLLALIDVHLQGKMAPQMRSQPA
- the queE gene encoding 7-carboxy-7-deazaguanine synthase — translated: MTYSIKEIFYTLQGEGAHAGRPAVFCRFSGCNLWTGRESDRATAVCQFCDTDFVGTDGELGGKFRTPEELAALIDSLWPASYAPSKYVVFTGGEPLLQLDTALIAAMHAVGFTIAIETNGTLPVPPGVDWICVSPKMGSTLVVHKGNEIKVVIPQFQQDLAAYEGLDFENFFVQAMDGPLAAHNMQLAIETCKSNPKWKLSLQTHKLLQIP
- the tadA gene encoding tRNA adenosine(34) deaminase TadA gives rise to the protein MTETHAGAQDARYMQLALEQARHAWDLGEVPVGAVVVKDGVVIAVGYNQPIGRHDPTAHAEVMALRAAAEKLGNYRLPGCELYVTLEPCVMCSGAMLHARLARVVYGAGDPKTGACGSVLNLFEQPALNHQTAIIGGVLADECGAFLKRFFVERRRAQSEARKLAHPPAC